The Streptomyces durmitorensis genome contains the following window.
GGCCCACGTACGCCGTGCGGGCCGCGCCGCTGCCGAGGACGCGGGCCGGGTGTGCTCTTCCGCGTTCTTGAGCGGGTCCGAGTTCTTTAGCGGATCCTTGTTCTTGAGCAGGGTCACGCCGCCGCCTCCGTGAGCGCGCGCAGCCGGGGTGCGACTTCTTCGCCGACCCGGTAGGCCTCTTCGAGGTGCGGATAGCCGGACAGGACGAACTCGTCGATGCCGAGCCCGCGGTACTCGAAGAGCCGCTGGGCGACCTCGTCGTGCGAGCCGACCAGCGCGGTGCCCGCACCTTCTCGGACGAGGCCGATGCCCGCCCACAGGTTGGGTGCGACGGTCAGGTTCTCGGCCGAGCCGCCGTGCAGGGCGGTCATCCGGGCCTGCCCGGTGGAGTCCATGCGGGCGAAGCGCTCCTGGGAGGCGCGTACCGCCTGCGGGTCGAACCCGGCGAGGATGCGGTCGGCCTCCGCCCACGCCTCGGCGGCGGTGTCGCGGGTGATGACGTGCAGCCGGAGGCCGAAGCGCAGGGTGCGGCCCAGGAGCGCGGCCTTGTCGCGCACCCTGGCGATGCGTTCGGCGAGCGCGGCCGGGGGTTCGCCCCACAGGAGCTGCACCTCGGCATGGCGCGCCGCGACCTCCTCGGCGGCCGGGGAGGCGCCGCCGAAGTAGAGGGGGACGTGCGAAGCCGTAGCGGGCGAATCCAGTCGGGCGCCCTCCACCCGCACATGGCGGCCTTCGAGGTCGACCGGCTTGCCGTCGAGCAACTCGCGTACGACCTGCATGAGTTCGCCGGTCCTGACGTACCGCTCGCTCTTGGGCAGATGGTCGCCGTACGCCCGCTGCTCGGCCGGGTCCCCGCCGGTGACCACGTTCAGCGCGATGCGGTCGCCGAACAGGCGGCGGAAGGTGTCGGCCTGCTGGGCGAGCAGCGTCGGCCGGGCGAGCCCCGCGCGGAAGGCGACGAGGAAGCCGATCCGCTCGGTGACCGCGGCGAGGGCCGGGGTCAGCACCCAGGGGTCCACACAGCCGAGACCCACGGGAGTCAGCAGCTTGGCGAAGCCCGACTGCTCGGCGGCGCGGGCGACTTGGGCGAGATACCCGAGGTCGGCGGCGCGTCGGGTCGCGGTGGCGGTGCGGCCCTGGACGGCGGTGACACCGCCGGGGTCGCGGCCGTCGCCGCCGGTGGGCAGGAACCAGTGCAGCACGGGGGCGGCAGGGGAGGACATGCTGGGGCACCTCGGGAGAGAGCGGACGCGGGCGGGCCGCCCCGCGTCATGCGCAGGGGCGTGCCGGGCTGCCCGGGTGTCCGGGGCTGAGGAAGGAGTCAGGTGCGGCGACGGCGGGCGACCGGTCGAATGAGGTCGTCAGCGGTGTGCAGGGGTGCGGAGGCTCGGTGGAGCGCTCAGCAACAGGCCGCGCGACAACAGGAGATGGCCCGACACAGCATCCCCGAGACACGCAGAAGGTCCACGTGGCGACGGGAGACGAGGGCGGGGTTCATGCGTGCATCCTGACCGGGTCCTCGTGCCGGCGACAACCCGGTTCCGCCATGTGGACATACAGGTCCCGAATCGCGGTACCGCCGGGCCCCGTCCCCGAGCTGCCGCCGTCTCCTGAACGACGTGTTCGGTGTTCGCCCTCGCCCGGGCAGGGCGAGGGCGAGGATCACCTGCGCCGCCACTCCTCCGCGAGGAGTTCGTAGGAGCGCACCCGGTCGGCGTGGCCGTGGGTGATCGTGGTGATGAGCAACTCGTCGGCGCCGGTGGCCTCCTGGAGCTGTTCCAGCTGGTCGGCGACGCGTCCCGGGGAGCCGGTGAACTGGGTTTCGGTACGGTCCTCCACCAGCGCCCGGTCCGCGTCGGTCCAGACGTGCCGGCGCGCTTCCTCCGGCGTCGGGTACGGGATGGCGCCCTCCGCCGTGCGGATGCTGCGGACCCACGGGCCGTAGCCCGCGGCGAGTTCGCGGGCGGTCTCGTCGTCCTCGGCGACGACGACGTCCGCGGAGACGCTGACGTAGGGCTCGTCGAGTACGTCGGAGGGTTTGAACGCGGCGCGGTAGCCGTCCGCGGCCTCCAGCACCGTCCCCGGACTGACGTGGTAATTCGCCGCGAAAGGCAGGCCGTTGCGGCCCGCGACGTCCGCGCTCTGGCCGCCGCTGCTGCCCAGGATCCACACCTCGATGTCGGCACCTTCACCGGGCACGACATGCGCTTCGATGCCGTCGGCGGAGCGGTACGTCCCCGCGAGCAGCGCGAGGATGTCGTCGATCTGCTCCCCGTAGTCCTGCGATTGGGCGTGCGGCTGCTGGAGCAGCTTGCGCTGGAGGGCGACGCGGGGCGAGCCCAGCAGATGCTCGTAGGAGAAGCGCGGCGGGATCCGCAGTCCGTTGGGTGCGTGGCCGTCGACGACGGGGGTCGCGGTCGGCGGCGCGGCGGCGGGTGTGCCGGGCGGCTTGCCGCCGGAGCGGCCGAGGCCCAGGTCGAGGCGTCCGGGGTGCAGCGCGTCGATCAGGCCGAACTCCTCGACCGTGGACAGAGCTGTGCGGTGGCCGAGCTGTACCGCGCCCGCGCCGAGCCGGATCGTCGAGGTCGCGGCGGCGGTCAGGGCGAGGACGACCGCCGGTGAGGTGCCGGCCACGCCCGGGTTGAGGTGGTGCTCGGCGAACCAGTAGCGGGCGTACCCGAATCGCTCGGTCTGCCGGGCCAGGTCGATGGAGTTGTGCAGTGCGGCGGCCGCCGTGGAACCGGACGAGACCGGGACCAGGTCGAGGACGCCGAGTGGGATGGCTGACATGTGGGTGGTCCTCCTCAGTGGTCGGCCGACGCGGGCACGGGTATGGGTACGGGTTCGGGATCAGGCTCGGGCAAGCGCGCCCCGGAGTCGGGGTGGGCCAGGCCGAGATGGTCGCGCAGGGTGGTTCCCTCGTACTCCGTGCGGAACACGCCGCGCTCCTGGAGCAGCGGGACCACGCTGTCCGCGAAGGCGTCGAGTCCGCCCGGCGTGATGTGCGGGACGAGGATGAAGCCGTCGGACGCGTCGGCCTGCACGAAGGAGTTGATCGTCTCGGCGACGGTGGCCGGGGAGCCGACGAAGGACTGGCGGTTGCCGGTCTCGATGACGAGGTCGCGGATGGACCACTTGTTCGCGGCAGCGAGCTCTCGCCACTCCCGCGCGGTGGCCAGCGGGTCGCGGTACATCCGCACCTGCGCACGCCCGCGGGCGATGGTGTGCTCACCGACGTCCGGATCGATGTCGGGCAGCGGGCCTTCCGGGTCGTACGCGGAGAGGTCGCGGTTCCAGACGAACTCCAGGTGCTTGATCGCCGTGGCACCGCTGACCTGCTTGCGCCGCACCTCACGCGAGAGCTCCTCCGCCTCGGCATCCGTGTCACCGAGGACGAAGGTGGCGGCGGGCAGGATGAGGAGCTGGTCGTGGGTGCGGCCGTGGCGGGCCAGGCGGCCCTTGACGTCCCGGTAGAACTCCTGGCCTTCCTTGAGCGTGCTGTACCGGCTGAAGATCGCGTCCGCGCCCTCGGCCGCGAACTCGCGCCCCTCGTCCGAATCACCGGCCTGGAAGACGACCGGTCGCCCCTGAGGGCTGCGCGGGACGTTGAACTGCCCCTGGATGTCGAAGTGTTGCCCCTGGTGGACAAAGGCTCCCGCCCGCGCGTCGCGCAGGAAGGCGCCGGTCTCCTGGTCGGCGACGATCTCGTCCCCGCGCCAGGAGTCGAACAGTTCATTGGCCGTACTGAGGAATTCCTTCGCCCTGGAGTACCGCTCCTCCTGCGGGAGGAATCCGCCGCGCCGGAAGTTCTCGCCGGTGAAGGCGTCCCAGGAGGTCACGACGTTCCACGCGGCGCGCCCGCCCGAGAGGTGGTCGAGGCTGGCGAACTGGCGGGCCACCTCGTAGGGCTCGTTGAAGGTGGAGTTGATGGTGCCGGTCAGGCCGAGGTGTTCGGTGACGGCAGCGAGCGCGGTGAGGACGGCGAAGGTGTCGGGCCGCCCCACGACGTCCAAGTCGTATATCTTTCCGCCCTGTTCGCGCAGCCGAAGCCCCTCGGCGAGGAACAGGAAGTCGAACTTGGCGCGCTCGGCGGTGCGCGCGAAGTGCGCGAAGGAGCTGAACTCGATGTGGCTCCCGGCCTCGGGGTCGCTCCATACGGTGGTGTTGTTGACGCCGGGGAAGTGTGCCGCGAGGTGGATCTGCTTGAGCGGTTTGTCCGGTGACTTGCTCATGACGGGGTCCCTTCCGGTCCGGCTCAGGCGGTGGCGGCGTAGCGGCTGGCGGGGCGGGTCAGGCCCAGGAGGCCGCGCAAGGTGTCGGCTTCGTACGCGCGCCGGAAGGCGCCGCGGCGCTGGAGTTCGGGCACCAGGCCCTGGGTGATCGCCGGGAGGTCGTGCCCGACAACGGCGGGCCGCAGCCGGAATCCGCTCAGCCCGGCCCGGCCCAACTCCACGAGCAGGTCGGCCAGTTGGGCGGGCGTTCCGGTGAATACCCGCGCGTCACTGGTGTACGGGTGACCGGCGAGGGCGTCCAGACGCTCCCGGCGTGCCACTGCGACGGCCGGGTCGTCGTCGAGGAACACCACCAGGTCGCCGAAGAGATGCAGGGACTCGTCGGCGCGCCCGGCCGCGTCCTGTTCGGCACGGACGGCTGTGACGATGGCGCGTGCGTGCCCGGTGTCGCGCGGGGTGACGTATCCGATGTCGGCTGAGCGGCCGAGGAGCCGGAACGGGGCATCCGTCGGCCCCTCGTGGGCGAGGGCGCTGATGACAGGCAGGCCCTGCGGCGGCCGGGGCGTGATCGAGGGGCCCTTGACACTGAAGTGCTTGCCCTCGAAGTCGATGTAATGCAGCTTGTCGCGGTCGATGAAGCGGCCGGTGGCCACGTCCCTGATCTCCGCGTCGTCCTCCCAGCTGTCCCAGAGGCGGCGCACGGCTTCGACGTAGTCGGCCGCCTCGTCGAAGAGGTCGAAGGTCAGCTCCCGTACGTCCGGCCTGCCGAGGTCCTCGACGGCGTCGAGGGCGGGAAGCGTGCGGCGCCCGAAGTGCGCGGCCTCGTTCCGGCGTGCGGACACCTGCACCCGTACCCCGGCGCGGCCTTCGCTGACGTAGTCGAGCGTGGCGATCGCCTTGGAGATGTGGAAGGGCTCCGTGTGCGTGGCCACCACGGTCGGCACAAGGCCGATGTGGCTGGTCAGCGGCGCGACACGGGCGGCGATGAGAACGGCGTCGAGCCGCCCTCGTACCTGATCCGTGCGTCCGTCGGGTTCGGTGAAGTGCGAGGACTGGAGGCCGAGTCCGTCCTCGATCGTCACGAAGTCGAGCAGGCCGCGTTCGGCCTCGGTGACCAGATCGGTCCAGTACCGGGCGGTGAGCAACTCCCTTGGGCGGGCGGCTGGTTCGCGCCAGGCGGCGGGGTGCCAGCCCGCGCCGTCGAGCGCGACGGCCAGATGCAGCGAAGGAGCGGAGGGAGCGGAAGAGGGCAACGCGGACGAGGGTGAAGATGATGACGACACGAAGGAGTGCCTTCCTGATCGACCGTACGAGAACACCGGCCCCTCTGCTCCGAGGGTGCGGCGGCGGGGTGACGGGTCAGGAACGACAGAGCGCGCCGGCGACGCGCTGGAGGTCGATGTGCGGCCGGGAGTACAGATGCACCTGGCGGCTCGGGGCGATCGTGACGACACGCAGTGCGGACACGGGCGGCAGCAGGGATGACGTGGACGGCACAGCGGAGACTGCCGGCATGTCCGTCACCTCCGCTCGGCAAGCCAGGGCTTGACGCTGACACTCGTAACTGCTCGGGACGTTACGTGAGGCCGCAGCGGTGCGCAATGCCCGTCGATCATGGGCGTCCTCACATCGCCGTACGTGCCTCGCCGTCCCTGTCCGTCAGGGACAACCGCCGAGTCGCTCCTTCTGTTCCGCTTCCACGCCGGGAGTTCCACGGCATCGGCCTTCTTGACTCCGCCCTGTGCCCGGACCCAGACTTCCGGGGACGGTCACGATTGTCAGCGCCCGCCCGGCAGGCTCCCTGCCCGAGCGGTTCATCGGCCCCGGCCCGCTGGCAGGCAACCCTTCCGCCGCGACGGGGTGCCCCGGGTGACGACCGGGTCGCGCCGTGGCGGCGGGGCAAGTGCGGCCCGGTTGCAACGGGCCTCGACGGCAGGGCTGGTGGACATGTCCAGGGCGGTCGGTGAGAGGAAGAGCACCCAGCGGCCTCTCCTGACCGCGCCCCGGCCCCGCCCCCGCGTGTTGACCAGACGGCTGCACATCGACCTGTTGCGCGTGTGCAGCGCATCGGCTCCAGCCGTCTGACGTCCACGCATCGCCCTCTCCCTCTCCTCTCCTCTCCGTCTCCTCTCCGTCTCCTCTCCGTCTCCCTCCGCTGTGCCACCGTCGCCGTGCGCGCGGTCGGCGCCCCCTCACCTGTCTGGAGAGCCATGCCCGAGACCACGTCGCACCGTTCCCACGCTTCCCACCCGGCTTCCCTCACGGCTCCGTGCTCCCCGCTCGAAACCGCCCCGGACGGCAGCTGTCCCGCGCCCATCCGCAGCCGCATCGGCGCCGACCTGGCCGGCGGCTTCTACCCGGCGCCACACCGCTATCACCTGTACCTCTCGGCCGGATGTCCGCGCTCCTTGCGCGTCTCGATCACCCTCGACCTGCTCGGGCTCCGGGAGTCGGTCACCACGACGCTCCTGACAGCACACACCCCTGCGGCGTCACTCGACTCCCTGCACCGCTACTACGAGGCCACCGAGCATCACTTCGACGGCCCCTTGACCGTTCCCGCCCTGTGCGACCGCTGGAGCGGGCACATCGTCAGCAACCACACGCCCGACATCCTGCGCGACCTCGCCTGCCGCCTCGCCGCGCACGGCAGCGGGCCCCTCCTGCGCCCATCGGCCCTGGCGGCGCACATCGACACCTGGCACGAACTCCTCGCGAGCCCCCTCACCGACGAGACGCTGAACCGCCTCGACGGCCGGCTGGCCTCCCATTCCTATCTCGTGGGCGACGAACTCACCTCGGTGGACGTGGACTTGTGGGCCGCTCTCGTCCACCCCACTCCGGACGCGGCCGAGACCGGTGACTCCCATCCCCACGTCCGCGCGTACGTCCGCCGCCTGCACGCCCACCCCGCCTTCTACGCCAACGGCCCTCGTCCCAAGGCCGCGAGCACCTCCCGCGCCGCCCGTTCCCCGCTCTCCACACCACCGTTGAGGTAGCCCTGACTGTGCGTGCTGGTGTGTTCGCCCGCGAAGTGGAGGCCGCCCTCCCGGCGTCCCGTGAAGCCCCAGTACCGGGTGTACTGGCCGGGGCGGTAGGAGGCGTAGGAGCCGCGGGCCCAGGGGTCGTCGACCCAGGAGTCCAGCCAGCCGCGGCCGTTGTACGCCTTCTTGAGGCCAGGGACGAGCGCGTCGAGCTGCCGCAGCGCCGTGTCCGTCACCGTGGCCGACGGTGCGGCGTGCGGGCGCTCGGCCGGGTAGGTCGCGCCGCTCCAGCCGCCGGTGAACAGGGTGAGCAGACCTTCCGGTCCTGTCTGGTACGAGGAGGTGTCCCAGGAGCTGAACAGCGGGTTGTCGCTCATGATGCCGCCGCTGAATCCGTCGAACCGCGGGAACTGGCGGTCGAATTGGAACAGCAGCTTGGCATCCGTGCCCATGCCGTGGTTGTCGATGGCCTCGCGCTTGCGGGCGCT
Protein-coding sequences here:
- a CDS encoding glutathione binding-like protein — protein: MPETTSHRSHASHPASLTAPCSPLETAPDGSCPAPIRSRIGADLAGGFYPAPHRYHLYLSAGCPRSLRVSITLDLLGLRESVTTTLLTAHTPAASLDSLHRYYEATEHHFDGPLTVPALCDRWSGHIVSNHTPDILRDLACRLAAHGSGPLLRPSALAAHIDTWHELLASPLTDETLNRLDGRLASHSYLVGDELTSVDVDLWAALVHPTPDAAETGDSHPHVRAYVRRLHAHPAFYANGPRPKAASTSRAARSPLSTPPLR
- a CDS encoding LLM class flavin-dependent oxidoreductase; protein product: MSSPAAPVLHWFLPTGGDGRDPGGVTAVQGRTATATRRAADLGYLAQVARAAEQSGFAKLLTPVGLGCVDPWVLTPALAAVTERIGFLVAFRAGLARPTLLAQQADTFRRLFGDRIALNVVTGGDPAEQRAYGDHLPKSERYVRTGELMQVVRELLDGKPVDLEGRHVRVEGARLDSPATASHVPLYFGGASPAAEEVAARHAEVQLLWGEPPAALAERIARVRDKAALLGRTLRFGLRLHVITRDTAAEAWAEADRILAGFDPQAVRASQERFARMDSTGQARMTALHGGSAENLTVAPNLWAGIGLVREGAGTALVGSHDEVAQRLFEYRGLGIDEFVLSGYPHLEEAYRVGEEVAPRLRALTEAAA
- a CDS encoding LLM class flavin-dependent oxidoreductase gives rise to the protein MSAIPLGVLDLVPVSSGSTAAAALHNSIDLARQTERFGYARYWFAEHHLNPGVAGTSPAVVLALTAAATSTIRLGAGAVQLGHRTALSTVEEFGLIDALHPGRLDLGLGRSGGKPPGTPAAAPPTATPVVDGHAPNGLRIPPRFSYEHLLGSPRVALQRKLLQQPHAQSQDYGEQIDDILALLAGTYRSADGIEAHVVPGEGADIEVWILGSSGGQSADVAGRNGLPFAANYHVSPGTVLEAADGYRAAFKPSDVLDEPYVSVSADVVVAEDDETARELAAGYGPWVRSIRTAEGAIPYPTPEEARRHVWTDADRALVEDRTETQFTGSPGRVADQLEQLQEATGADELLITTITHGHADRVRSYELLAEEWRRR
- a CDS encoding putative leader peptide — translated: MPAVSAVPSTSSLLPPVSALRVVTIAPSRQVHLYSRPHIDLQRVAGALCRS
- a CDS encoding NtaA/DmoA family FMN-dependent monooxygenase (This protein belongs to a clade of FMN-dependent monooxygenases, within a broader family of flavin-dependent oxidoreductases, the luciferase-like monooxygenase (LMM) family, some of whose members use coenzyme F420 rather than FMN.); the protein is MSKSPDKPLKQIHLAAHFPGVNNTTVWSDPEAGSHIEFSSFAHFARTAERAKFDFLFLAEGLRLREQGGKIYDLDVVGRPDTFAVLTALAAVTEHLGLTGTINSTFNEPYEVARQFASLDHLSGGRAAWNVVTSWDAFTGENFRRGGFLPQEERYSRAKEFLSTANELFDSWRGDEIVADQETGAFLRDARAGAFVHQGQHFDIQGQFNVPRSPQGRPVVFQAGDSDEGREFAAEGADAIFSRYSTLKEGQEFYRDVKGRLARHGRTHDQLLILPAATFVLGDTDAEAEELSREVRRKQVSGATAIKHLEFVWNRDLSAYDPEGPLPDIDPDVGEHTIARGRAQVRMYRDPLATAREWRELAAANKWSIRDLVIETGNRQSFVGSPATVAETINSFVQADASDGFILVPHITPGGLDAFADSVVPLLQERGVFRTEYEGTTLRDHLGLAHPDSGARLPEPDPEPVPIPVPASADH
- a CDS encoding LLM class flavin-dependent oxidoreductase — protein: MPSSAPSAPSLHLAVALDGAGWHPAAWREPAARPRELLTARYWTDLVTEAERGLLDFVTIEDGLGLQSSHFTEPDGRTDQVRGRLDAVLIAARVAPLTSHIGLVPTVVATHTEPFHISKAIATLDYVSEGRAGVRVQVSARRNEAAHFGRRTLPALDAVEDLGRPDVRELTFDLFDEAADYVEAVRRLWDSWEDDAEIRDVATGRFIDRDKLHYIDFEGKHFSVKGPSITPRPPQGLPVISALAHEGPTDAPFRLLGRSADIGYVTPRDTGHARAIVTAVRAEQDAAGRADESLHLFGDLVVFLDDDPAVAVARRERLDALAGHPYTSDARVFTGTPAQLADLLVELGRAGLSGFRLRPAVVGHDLPAITQGLVPELQRRGAFRRAYEADTLRGLLGLTRPASRYAATA